In the Cystobacter ferrugineus genome, CTGGTATATGGAGCTGGGTTGGGACACTTCGCGGATGGGGTTGCCCCTGCGTCCCTGGTACCGCACCAAATGCACCGTCAGCTTCGCTGACATTCTGCGCCTGGCCCAGCGCACGCTCGCCTCCGTGGATTGGGTGGACCCGCGTCTTCTTCTCGCCCGATTGCCCCAGCTCCCTTCTCGGCCTCAGCCGAGAGCCGCATGACCTATGGCTCTCGGCTGCCCAAAAATGGCGAAAGTCGAGTCAGACCCGTGGTCCGTCCATGGAGTGACCACGGGAGCGCGCCGCCAGAGCGGTTGAAATAGCAGGAATGGAGACCAACATGTCTGTCATCAAACACGAAATCAGTTCATCGGACGCGCAGGCCCTGCGGGCGATGCGCGCCATGTTCGCCGGGGCGCCGAAGCTCAAGTTCGAGCCCGCGAGTCGCGCCGCGTTCGACGAGCTCATCGCCCGCACGCCCCCACCCGAGACGATCAGCTTCGAGCAGGGAGAGGTAGGCGGCGTACCAGGCTGGTGGTGCCGTCCCAAGCATGCGGACGACACGGCTGTCGTTCTGTACCCCGGAAGGGTGTCAGACGATTTGTAGGAGCCGAGGTATCGGAACGAGTCCTTCGACACCTTCCCGAGGGCGCCGCGGCGCCGGGCGAGATGCTCCGCGGCCTCCATCGGAAAGCGGCCTCCGACCACGTGCGCGGGGGACACCCAGTTGAGGTTCAATGTCATGGGCTCCGACGTCATGCGCACGCTCCATCAAAAGGAGCGTCGCTCATCTCACCCGACTTGACCTACGGAGTCAAGTGCACGTACTCACCACAGAGGTATCCATGTCTCAGATACGCCTCCACTACGCAGTTCACATCTGATGGAAAAGCTTGATGGTTTCCTGCGCGTAGCCGCCAAACGTTGAGGCCATACCGCAGGAGGATTCGAAATCGTACATGAGGCTGGGGTCCACCCCGGTCTTCTTCCTCGCGAGTTTTTCCGCGTATTGAACCCACTCATTCAGATAGTCGAAGGCGGCCTCGTCCGGCGTGGTCGACGTAGTCACGGGAGGCATCCTACGGATGGTCTCCAACGTCCACGGAGGCGCCACCTCCTGATGACCCATGTAGAATTTGACTCGATTCGAAGCGCCCAACGTCTTCCAATTCCGGAACAGGAATCTCAACTCCGAGGTACAGATGGGTACCTTTCCCACTCCGGTGGTGTTGTTGACGATGCTCGTCTTGTGGAGGAGGACGTCGATATTGATGTCGTCGAGCGCGTAGTGCACGACGGTGTCCCCCTGTCCGAACTTTCCCTGCGTCATGAAATAGGTCAGACCAAACTTGCACGAACGCCGGATGATGAAATCCTTCGCGGCCATCGAGAGAACACTGTCTTTGGGATTGCCACTCAAGTCGATGTCGTCACGGCTCTTCTTGAGAGAGCTCTGTAGCCGGGTGGCCTGGGTTGGAAGCGTCCGGTAGCCATACTTCGCATCCGACCTGAACGCGGTCTCGTACTCCGCGACCTCTTGCCTCGACGAACGCCCATTGATTCGCTGGACGTCGTCGACCTTCTGGATGTTTACATTGGGGTCGAAATTGGAGTTGAACGCAACCGTCCCAGAATTCGCCTTGTACGCATACGTCTTTGACGGCCTGGCGCTCCCCGAGCCTCCTCCTCTCGCCCCTCGACCTCGACCCCGGCCTCGACTTGGGACAGAGCGGACGGAACTAGGCGCGATGCTGACGATATCATCGAAAATGGTGTTGTAGATGTTTATCTTCTGGAAGCAGTCATTGGGCATGACCTGGGTCGTGGCATGCTGGTAATACTCTTTGATGTGTTGACCGATGCCATAAATGACATCCCGATCCGCGACAAATCCATCTTGAAAGTCAGTATTTGGCATCCAGCCCTCCCAATGCGCTCTTCGCACAATACCCCAAGCACATGCCAAAGTCAATTCGCAACCACTTTTACCTGCTGATGACCCATGAGACAAAGCGGGCCAGAGCAAAGCCACAATCAGGCAGAGTCCATGTATGGTTTATCCTCCCGGTATGACGCCGCGGTAGGGGACGGGGTTGGACCACGGATGAGGACATACCTGCCATGGGAATCACGTTGATGAACACCGTCCGGTCCATGCGCCTCCTGTGGATGCTGCTCGTCAGTGGCCTCGCGTCGGCGCAGGCGCCGGCCCCGAGGGCCTTCGCCGCGACGTACCAGGGCGGAAGCGATGCCGCGTGTGACTCGACCCTGGCCGTCCGGGGATGAGAGCCCGACGCACCCGGCCCACACCCCGTCTTCCTCTACCTGGCCGGAACGTGGGTGCCGTATGACAACGCCTCGGCCATGGCCGTGGTGAGCCGCATGGCCGAGCGCGGCTACGTGGCGGCGGCCGTGCAGTACCCCAACTGGGCGTATAGGCGGGATGGGGGCCCTGTGGAGGGGGGAGGGGTGGAGCGGAGGGGGAGAGGAAAGCCGCGGAGGGGTGGGGTCAGGGCAGTGGGTCGGGCCAGTGGAGACGCGGTGCAGCCCCATTGGGCACACGCCGGCCCAGGTGGCGCCCCCAGGGGGAGGCAGCAGGGGCGTGGGCGTCTGGGGCACCGTGACTGCTCGAGGCTCAACACCACGCGTGCTGGGGTGGCTCCTGCGCTGCAGCCAGCCGAGCAGGCCGCGTGGGCAGTGACAGGTGCTCCAGAATGGCGCGCACTCCGTTGGGTGCCGTCAGGACGCCAACACCCGGCGCCTGCCTCCAGCCTGCCAGGAATGCGCGGGGCCGCGGGGCGGCCAGCAGCGTCCCAGCACATCAATCCGCTCGCGGCTCGGGCTGCTCCTGGGGGCCGGCCGGTGCGAAAGGGACATTCCGCTTCCTGGGCAGGCAGCAGCCGTTCTGCAGACAGGCCAGCAGATCGACCAGTCTGCTCCTTTGGAAGACACCGCCGATGAGCTGGAGCGTCTCCACCGACAGCTTGCTCTTGCTGGCCAACTCCTGGAGCACGTCGAGAGACGGCTCGCCCCTGGCATCCAGAAGGCGTGCCTCTTCCGGGCTGGAGCCGGACGCTCCCGCGTGACGTGTCTGCCGGTAGATCGACCGCAGATCGATGGCCCCGCGAATGCCCACCTCCCGTGCATGGAGGATCTCCTCCCGCAGGTAGGAGATGAGGAGGGCCTGATCCATCCAGTCGATGATGCGCGACAGGGGATACAAGGTGCGCAGCGCCAGCCACCCGGGCTCCACCCGGGCCATGTGCTGGATGTCGAAGATGCCCAACTCCTCGAGCCGCTCGGCGATCTGCTCCGTGATGCCATCCACATAGCAGAGCGACAGGGGCTCGGTGCCGGGCGCATCCGGGGAGAGGGCCTGCCGGAGCCGCTGGTTGAGTGCCTTCATGCCCACGGAGGGAAACAGCCCGAGGGCGAAATACAGGAAGGAGGCCGACACGCCCTTGGTCGGTTGGAAGAAGCCAATGAAGCCCAGCGCATAGCCCAGCACCATGAGGATGAGCGCCCGGAGGGCGGCTGACATGACGAACTCGGCGGAAAGGGCCGCCGTTCTGATGCGGAAGATGGTGAGCCCCAGGGTGTAGACGTAGATGCCGCAGCCGGCCAGCTCCAGCCCCCGCAGTCCGTCCGGATTCATGCTATCGAGTCCCCTGCTGACCAACAGCAGGGCCAGGCTGAAGAAGGGCACGGCCAGAAGCAACGCTCCGAGGATGAACTGCCGGAGGTAGCCCTGCTGCTCGAGCACCTCGTTGCTCAGCTCCCGGTTGAAGATGGGAGGCAGGATGCCGTTGGCCTGCTTCTCCGCATATACGGACAAGAAGGTTTGGTAGCTCCTCACCTCCTCGCGCCGCACACAGAATACGCGTTGAGCACCCAGCAGCCGATAGCCCAGGAGGAGGAAGCTCGGCATCAGCGACCCCACGAGCGCCAGAACCACCAAGTGGCACCCTTTCACCTCCATCACCCCCAACAGCCGCCCCAGCCCACACACGATGACCGCACTCAACAGCAGCAGCAGCAACACTCTCCAGCGATCGCCCTTCGTGCGCGGCGCGCCTGTTGAAGGGTTCGTCCCATCCACGACAGATGCTTCCTGGCTTCCTGATTCATGATGATGACGCACGCACAATCCCCCTCCGTCAGGAGGTGGCGTCATGCCGCTTGTGACGCGTCTCCGAAGGCCTTTCTCCGGGCCATCCCGGGAGCGCGTGACCCAGGAGCCGGTCGCTCGGCGCCAGTTGAAGGGGCTGACTGGTACAGAGGGGCCGAGGAGGGCCGCTGACGGGTGCCGCCATGGCTGTGCACCAGGCCGGTAGAGAGGCGGTGCAATCCCCTTGAGCCCCCCTGCCCCAGAGTCACTTGGGCGGCGGCGCCGGCTCGTGGACACCGCGGACGCGGGGCAATCCGTACTCGCCCGTCCGCTGCCGCGCGAGCCCTTCAAGGGGCAGAAGCGCCCTCCCTGCACTCGCTACGCCGAGGTCGAGTTGGTCGGTGCCTGCTGGTTGCCTCACGAGTTGAAGGCCCCGTGCCCGGACGTGCTCTACGAGCACCAGGGCAAGTGCTACTCGCCCGCCTTCAGCGCGAAGCAGCCGCCCTCGTCGCTCGGGCAGTGAGGAGCGCGGGGCCCCTGGCGCCCGGCAACCGGGTTCGCTCGTCCCTGCTCGCCCATCCGAGCAAATCGTCTGACACCTTCTCAGCCCCTTCTCAGCCGGCCTTCTCAGCCTTCTCAGGGGCTTCTGCGAGTCTGGTCTCGCGGCACTCATGACTGCCTCACCAACCCCTCGTAGTCCTTGAGTTCGAACGGCAGCGTCAGTGCACCGAAGTCGGGGAGGCCATCCGCGGCGCCGTTCTCTCCTTCGTCCGTCGGTTCGCCGACCGCCGGCGCTTGCAGACTGGCGTTCTGCTCGTGTTGCTTGACCGCCATGTCCTGATTGCGAATCACGTAGTCGCGCAGAGCGCTTTCATACGAGGTGATGCCACTCGCCAGGTCATCCTTGTGCCTGGCGAGTTCACCGGCGAGAACGTACGCGCCCACCATTGCGACCGACGTGCCCTGTCCCGATGCCAGTGCGACGCTGTATCCCGCGTCGCCGACGAGCACGATGCGTCCGCGTGACCAACCCTCCATGCGGATTTGGCTGATTGAATCGAAGTGGAAGTCGGGCGCCGTCATCATGTGCTCGACAATCTGTGGTAGCACCCACCCGCCGCCCGAGAGGCGCTCGGCCATGAGGCGCTTCTGAGCCACGATGTCACGGTAGTCGTACTCGATAGGCTCGGCGGCCGTGAAGCCGACATACGCCCGCGCGTTGGCATCCTTGCGTAAGGCCATGACCATCGCGCCGACACCGGTTCCCTCGTCCTGGTACATGACCTCCCAGCGCTCGAGACCGAGGAAGTTCGGCATGCCGAAGACCGCGATGTACGAATTGCCAAGACGGCGGAGGAACCGCGGCTCGGGGCCGAACGCGAGCTTCCGCACCCGAGAGTGCAGGCCGTCTGCGCCTACGATGAGCTCGAAGCGGCGAGAAGCTGCGCGCTCGAACGTAACGTCGACCCCCGACGTGTTCTGAGTGAGCGACGCGACCGAATCGTCGAAGAGGTACTCCACCCGGTTGCCCACTACCTCGTGCAGCACGCGGCAAAGGTCGTCGCGCATGATTTCAACATCAGGGCTCTCGAAACGCCCGCCCGTGAGGGTGCGCTCCTCGCTCCGGTGTGTCTCCTTGCCGTTGGCGTCGACCATCGAGAACCCCGTCAGCCTGGTGCTGTGCTCGCGGAGCCTGGCGAGGATGCCCATACGTTCCGCGACCGTGAGCGCCGGCCCACGCACGTCGAGCGCCTGCCCACCCGGACGCAGGTGTGGCGCACGTTCGACGACGGTGACGTCGAAGCCGTAGCGCGCAAGCCAGTAGGCGATGGTGAGACCGGAGATGCTGGCGCCGGAGACCAGCACGCGGGGGAACCTTGGAGTCGTAGAGGACATGGAACCTTGGGTACACTTCCGGAATCGAACCGTCCAAGACATTGATTGAACGAATATGATACCTCTTGAGCAACGATAGAACTCATGGAACTCCGACATCTGCGCTACTTCGTCACCATCGCCGAGGAGCAAAGCTTCCGTCGCGCGGCCGGGCGACTCCACGTCTCACAGTCGCCGCTGAGCCGGCAAATGAAGGACCTCGAGGACGAGATGGGCGTTGAACTCTTCGCGCCCGAGGGGCGAGGAATCAAGCTCACGGCTGCTGGGAAGATTTTCGCGGAGAGAGCCAGAAGCATCCTTGGGAGCGTCGACACGGCCATTGAGGAAGCCAAGGGAATCGCCGAAGGCAGACTTGGCACCGTGGTCATCGGCTTTGAAACGGGGACGACCTTCGTGGGTGCATTGTTGTCCCTCGTCGCGGCGCTTCGCCGACGAACGCCCCGTGTCGGCCTGCAACTCGTCCCCATGAGCAGCCTCGAGCAGTGGACGGCGCTGAGGCAGGGGACGATTACCTTCGGCTATGGTGCATACGCGCCCAGTGACGACTCCTTGGGTCACCTGGAGATGAGCCGTGACCGGCTCGGGGTGCTTCTCTCCTCTGAGCATCGGCTCGCACGACTCGAGAAGATCCGGCTTCGAGACCTTGAGAACGAGCGCGTGCTACTCCAGCCACGTCATCTCTATCCGCGGCTCCACGCGGACATCATCATGGCGGCGCGCGCACAGGGCGCGACGCTGCACGTGACGGCGGAGGTGCTCGACCTGGAGGCGCTCCTGGCACTGGTCGTTATCGGCGACGCGATTACCTTCCTGACGGAGAAGTTCTGGGAGCCAGCATCGCAAGCCTCATTGATGTGGCGGCCCGTAGAGGACCTCCACATCAACCTGAGTGAGTTCGTCACATGGCGCGTGGAGGACGCCGACACGCCCGTGGTGCGAGCGCTGCTCGAGAGTGCACGCGAAGTGAGTCCGTTCCTGCGAGGCACTGCGGACCGCACGCGCTCCTCCACGGCCGCCCAGCGAAAACGTCACAGCAAGCGCTGAGCGTCTCAATTGCCTGGGCTGCTCTCCCTGGAGGAGCGCGGCAGGGGCCCTGGGTTTCTTGAAGAGTGATGGGGGGAGGGGTCTAGGCCGCGGCGGAAATGCTCTTGACGTCCACGTTCCCCTCGAAGGCCAGCTTCTCGAGGGCGCGCGCGGCGACCTGCCCGCTCTTGAGCTGCTGAATCTCCGAGGAGACCTTCCGGGCGCGGGCCCGCAGCGACTCGTCGGCCAGGAGCGCCTGCAACTCGGAGCGGATCCGCTCGGGGGTCGCCTTCTCCAGGGGCAGGTAGCGCCCGAGCCCCGCGCGCTCGACCAGCGACGCGTTGAGGGTCTGGTCTCCAACGAGGGGGATGACCAGCATGGGCAGACCCGTGTACAGGGCGCGACCCACCGCGCCCCAACCCCCGTGGGTGATCAACGCCCGGGCCTTGGGGAACACCTCGTCGTGGGGAACGTAGCGCTCGATGCGGATGTGGGAGCCGAGCCCGGAGGGAACATCCGAGGCCCCCGCGGCCGTGGCGAGCACGGGGACGTTCATGGGCGAGACCGCCTCCAACACGCGCCGGAACAAGCCATTGTCCGCATGGGTCGTCGTCGTGCTGACGATCACGGTCCCGGGCTCGATGCGCGGCGCTTCCTTGCGGCTCGTGGAACTGTTGGCGGTCGTCGGCCCGACGAAGAGCTGGTTGTCGCGCAGCGGAATGTCCCCGGCGAGTCCCCGGTGGCCCATGATGATGTGGAGCTTGGGCGAGGCCGCGGCCTGGACGAGGTGCGCCGAGCGGCCACGATAGGGGGACAGACCGAGCTGGGCCCTCGCCTCGTTCAACGGCATCAGCTGGCCCATCAGCAGGTGCGTCAGCGCGGGGAACCGGAAGAAGGGCTTCATGGACGGCATCGTGCTGAAGATCAGCGGCAGCTCATCCGCCGTGAGGACCGTACCCATGTTCCCAGCGCTCGCCCAGGGAATGCCGGCGCGCTCGGCGGCCCAGGCCGCGCCCAGCTCGAAGAAGTCGTGGACCACGCAGTCCACCTTCTCGCGCTTCAAGACAGGCTCCAGCTCTCGCGCGAGCTGGACGTTGTTCGCCTGGCCGATGCTCCGGAACATCGTGATGCCGAAGGGGACCGACGGCATCCAGGGCGGCAGACTCGTGAGCTGGGCGAGATCGCCAATGTCCTGGACGTCGAGCATCCGCTCATGAGGCAGGTGCTCCGCGCCGACGGCCTTCACATCGGCCGCCAGGCTCGCCTTCGCCTTGAACAGCACCCGGTTGCCCCGCGCGGTGAGCTGCTGCGCGAGGTCCAGGACGCGAAGCAGATGCCCCGGCGCCCCCGAGCTCGCCAGCAGGAAGGTCGCGGGTTTCCGGGAAACATCATTCGTGGATGCCATGGTCGTTCTCCCCCAAGAAGTCGCAAACGGTCCCCTCCGCACACGCGATGGAACGCAACTCCAAGTTGCGATGATGAATAGAATTGGATTTCACTCACCGCAATTCGAAGTTGCGATATCTGGCGATATTCGGCTTATGAGAGAATTGGAAGAAGGGCGCATCCCACCCCGAGCGGGAGGGAGCGGTGGTCTCGGCCCCATGCACACCAAGGCCGCACCCGCCATTGCCCTGCTCCAGGGCCGGCGCACCCTGCCCGTCCTCGAGGCCTCCTTCGAGTTGCACCAACTCAAGCACCTCTATCGCCAGGGCGGGCCGCGCGCGGGCATCTCCCGGACGCTCTGAGAGAGCGTGGCGGAGCACTCCTTCTTCGTCGCGCTGCTGTGTCTGTTCCCATGGCGGTGTGAGCCGCGAGGAGAAGCCGCGGCGCGAGCGGGAAGCCGTCTCGCGCGTCTTCTCCGAGCTCCCGCGCCGCGCCGAGTACCTCGCCTTCTGGGAGGAGTACGAGGCGGGCACCTCCTTCGAGGCCCGGATCGCCCGTCAGGTGGACCGTCTGGAGATGGGCCTCCAGGCGACCGTCCACGAGCATCAGGACGCGGGCGACCTGTCCCAGTTCTTCGCCTCGGTGCAGCCGCGCGCGCGACGTCGGTTCGACGTCGCCAGCGCTCTTGCCCTTCCAGAACTCGCCCCTGCGCTGCGCTGCCGGGCTCCCCCCCAGCGCCGCGGGCGGGCTACTTCGCGATCTTCCGGATCTTGCCCTCGCCAGCCCAGTAGACCCCCGTGCTGTCCACGGCGAGGTTATAAGACTCGCCGGTGGACGCCAGGACCTGGGCGCCGGTGCCGTCCTTGCACATCGCCCGGAGGGCTGTTCCATCGAGCCAGTAGATCCTCTCGCTATCGACGACGACCCTCGTCCCCGTGGCAGCGAGCTTGACGGCGGTGCCGCCGCTCTTGGGAATTCTGTAGACCCCGCTCGCGGCGTAGTAGACGTTGGCGTCGTCGAAGTCGAGATACCAGCTCGTACGAGTGAGCTTGATCGGCGCCGAGGCGCCAGACTTGGACGCCTTCATGGTGGAAAGCAGGGAGCCGAGCTCGCGATAGTACAGGCTATCGCCGTCCGCGAACAATGACGTCCGCAGCCCGCCCTGAACAGGATCATGAGGGACGACCAGGGAAGCGGTCCCGCCCGAGAGCGGCTGGGCGTAGATGTCGTATTTATTGTTGCCGATCCAGTAGATACGGGTCGAGTCCACCGCCACCCCCGACGGGTAGCCGCCGGTGACCGGCAGCGCGGTGATGGTGCCGTCAGGGTTCACCCTGTTCAAGTTGCTCCCGAGGCCGCGACCACTGCCGGAGAAGTAGGCGTATGGGCCGCTTCCCACGAGCTCGGTCACGTAGGTGAGCCTATTGATGAGGGTGGTCTTCGCGCCGCCGGCCTTGGGGACCCTGCCTACCTCGTCGTTGCTGACCTCGGAGCCATAGCCGCCGCCGTAGTACACGTACTGGTCCGTCAGCGCGATCTCGATTGCGCCGTTGGTGTTGATGGTCGCGAGATCGATGGGGGTGCAGCTCCCATTGCACAGCGGCGCGCACGCGAGGGTGGTGTCACCCCCTGAGCCTTCGCGGAGCTCGAGCGCGCTCTCTGCCTGGCCTTCCTCCAGACTCGCGCCCGCGACGCCCGCCTCGCCGGGCGAGCCGCCGCAGCCGGCCAGAGCGGCGGAGAGGAGGAGGGCCGAAGCGGCGTGAAACGAGGGCTTCGTGCGGGTGAGGGCTTCAGCTTGGGAGGGTTGACGAGCTGCCGTATCTTTTCTCATGTGGATACCCTGTCAGGATGGAACGCACAAACCATGCGTTCTTTCGTCGTGCGTTCGTTATCGGTGCGGGCGGGAGGCCCCGGGAACTTCAGGCCTCCCGCCCGTCGCGGATTACTGCAACAGCTTCTGCTTGATGAATGCGCCGGAGGGCGTGAGGGCCGAGTCAGGCCAGTTGCCGGTGGTGCTCGCGCCGGGGACGAGCGCGGAGGCGGTCTCGGGCTTGTCGTGCAGCGACCAGTTGGCCCAGCTCAGCTTGCGGCTGTTCATGAAGTCGATCCACCGCCCGGTCTCGTCGAGTTTGAGATTGCCATTGCCGGACGCGTCGCAGGTGCCGAACTCCGTCACGAACAGGGCGATGCCCTTGGACAGTGCCGCATCCGCCCTGTCGCGCAGCCATTGCCCGTGCGTGCCCGCGTAGAAGTGCAGCGTATAGGCCACGTTGGGGTACTGGGTGATGGGGTTGCTGGCGGCCGCGTCCACTCCCTGCGACCAGGTCGGCGTGCCCACCACCACGAGGTTGGGAGCGCCGACGCCGCGGATGGCGCCAATGATTTCCACGGCGTAGGCGCGCACCTCGTTCCAGGACTCGTAGTCCGGCTCGTTGAAGATCTCGAAGATGACATTGGGGGTGTTCTTGTAGAGCTGCGCCATCTCGGTGAAGAACGCCTTGGCCTGCGCGGTGTGCTGCGTGGCGTTGTGATCATGCCAGTCGATGATCACGTAGATGCCCTTGGCGATGGCCGCGTCGACGACGGTCTTCACCCGGGCCTTCTCCGCCGCGGGGTTGGTGAGATAGCCGCCTTCCTCCACGCCCATGGCGGCGCGCACCACGGTGACCTTCCAGTTGTCCGCGAGCGAGTTGACGACGGAGGCGTTGTAGAACGCGCCGCCCCACTGGCTCCAGAAGAGGCTCATCCCCTTGAGCTGGACGGCCACGCCATTCTGGTTCTGGATTTGATTGCCCACCACCTGGAGCTTGCCATTCGTGGCCACGGGTGAGGCCACGGGCGCCGGAGTCGGGTTGGTGGGATTGGTTGGCGTGGCCGGGTCGGTCGGAGTGGCGGGAGAGGTGGGGGTGGTGGGGCCAGGCTCTACCACCACTGGAGGCTGTTCCCCGGGAGGGGGCGGCTCCTGGATCCCGCACCCGCCGAGGAGCGACAGGTGGAGGACCGCCATACACAGACCCCGCCAGCCGCTCAGACTCCTATCGCCTGAAACCGGATTCCTCTTCATGCGCGCCTCTCGAGATGTATGCAATGTCGTCGCGGGTGTCTTTCAGACAGACACCCGCGCGGCTTGGCTCATCGTCAAGCGCGCGCAGGATATCTCATTGTTTCTCCGTGGGGTGGGTTTTTCTGGATTTGTTCGTTTTCACGAATTCATTGGAAGTGATTCCAACGGAGGGCGAATATGCCGCAGGTGCCGTCCGGCTATTGTTTCACGAGCACCAGGTCGCGCGACTGGATGAGGTCCACTTCCCCCGCGAAGTGCGCGAAGTCCTCGTACTGTTTCACCGCGATGCGGCCTCGTTCCAGGCGCAGTGTCTCGTCGATGGTGAGCGTGTTGCCCTCCTGCTTCTCCGTGCGCAGCAGCCGGCCGAAGGGGCTCTCCGTCTTCAATTGCGCCTGGGGATCCGCCAGCCGGTAGCCCGAGGGCATCTTCAGGCTCACCCGCGTGGTGCTCGCCTCGGTGTCGTCGATGAGCAGGGGCACGGTGCGCGTGCTGAGCTGCACATACTGCCGTCCCAGCGTCGCGGGCATGGTGATGGGCGGCAGCACCAGCGTCCCACCGCTCGCGCGCGCGAAGCCCGCGGCCTTGAAGCCGTAGCGCACCGTGAACGGGGCGCCCACCTGCTCCTCGCGATCGAACTTCAGCTCGGTCAGCTCCGCCCCGTTGAAGTAGCGGCCCACCGCGCCCTGGAGCGCCTGCCGCCGGCGGTCGCCGGAGATGGCCTCGAAGGCCTCCGCGAGCTGGGCCGCTTCGTAGCCCGTATAGACTTCCTCGCCACGGCCCACGAGCTGGCCGTTTCCATCCAGTTCCAGATCCAGCTTCACCTGCTTGCCCGGCTGCGGCTCGAGCGGCGGCGTCTTCACCTTCTCCAGGGCCCGGCCCGGCTCGGGCAGCAGGTACGCGTCGCGCTCGCCCAGCGCCGTCTCGGGCAGCTCGCCGAAGGGCGCGTAGCGCGTGGTGGTGTCCAGCCACACCGGCCCCGTGCCCGGCACCTCCGCGCGCAGCGCGATGTAGGGCAGCAGCGATTCCTCGGGGAAGAGGTACTCCGCCGGGTCCACCGAGAAGGTGCGCACCGCCGCCAGGCGCGTGGGAATCCCCAGCGCCTCCAGCCCCGTCTTGAGCGCCCACATGCGGCTGCCCCGGTCCTGCGCCACCGTGGACGCCGCCGACTGCGTCAGCCCCGCGTCCCGGCCACTGAAGCGCTTCATCACCGCCGCGTACAGCGCCTGGGCCGCCGCGAGCCCACGCTTGTCCCCGGCCGCCTCGCGCGCGAACGCCTCCAGCTCCCAGTTGAGCGCGCCCCGCTCCAGGAAGCTGTCCGCGTACACCGCCACCAGCTTGTCATTGCCCGTGGTGCCCGCGCCCACCACCACGAAGGGCAGGTATTCCTTGCTCGAGGGGGCATCCGGCTCGGGGATGAGGGGCGGCACCCCGCGCACCTCGTGGGTGAAGATCTCCTCGTCGCCCTTCACCGTGGGCGGCGGCACCCGGATGTTGTGCGCGTCCGCCTTCATGCCCGTGCCCTTGGGCGCCACCACCGTGTACGTGGCGCGGTGGTCCGGCATGCTCGCCACGCTGAAGTAGAAGTCCGACGCCTTGAAGCCCGGCTGCGCCGGCCCGCGCGAGGGCTCCGCCACCAGGTACTCGACCTCCACGTAGTCGCCCACCTGCACGCCCGGCAGGCTGACCGTGTCCTTGCCCTCGATGCTCTCCGGCTCCAGCACGGTGCCATCGGCCTTGAGGGTGCGCACCGCGAGCGTCTGCGCGCCCACGGGCAGGTTCACTTCCGCGATCTCCTGCACGCCGCCCTGCTCCAGCGCCTTCTGGATGGTGTGGATGCGGGTGACCTGGGAGCCATCGGGGAAGATCTGGGTGGCCGCCGCGTCCAGCACGTAGGCGGCGGAGCTGTCCTCGGGGCCATGGTTCTGCTCGTAGTCGCGGATGGCCTCGCGCCCGTTGATGGCGTGCGCCTGCAACACCTCCTGTCCCGTCTTCGCGCGCGTGACGGCGCGGCGCAGCGACAGGTTGTCCCCATCCAGCAGGAGCGACTGCTCGCGCAGGGCGAGCGCCCCGGCGGCGTCTCCGGCCAGCTCGCGCACGTCCGCCCACTTCTCGAGCACCCGGGGATTGCGCGGCCACAGCAGGCTCAGCTCCTTGAGCGTGGCGGTGGCGTCGTCGAACCGGCGCAGGGCCACCTGCGCGGCCGCCAGCGACATGGCGGTGGTTCCATCCCCGGGATTGCGCGTGAGCTGCTCCTGGTAGAGGGTGACGGTGCGCTCCAGGTCGCCCCGCATCCGCGCGTGCTCGGCCGCCCGCGCGAGCGAGCCCGGGCAGCCCTCCAGCGAGGAGATCAGCTCGTCCATGCGC is a window encoding:
- a CDS encoding DUF3858 domain-containing protein — its product is MRTPIRTHLALLLVTGLVAGCAAHSPASSEVLERAATAARNGASAARTLAFAGFHSWLVQGDVATAQGRFDEAITKDPAEPYALYGQHLLARRAAQPRRALDAALAVVTRAPRHPLAVPSARYVLESVGVSPALDEVILTGLLAALDAGAAGEAAQLLRAAQLAVTSLRPDRAAQTQVLQDLGAADTATLLGPFSAWHLLTFDEPLAPEKDGSLAGPFTGPFGPLAPRILRAPDSRLDVAGETGSGDVYLMAADVEVPEAGVYMARAASASSYKLMVDGQPVLERRAFARAASTVAARPVQLGAGRHRVLIKLLRDQRQASVSLTLSRADGRPAALRYSAATGPAPAPWGSGPKEARAELVYPRAEDLSAALTAEAGTLLADFIAVRDGMSRDPDGSWRLMTRMAKLSQTPAVLSLRAELAVQDRTIPSKVARGRATRDLEAVLAKDTSDVVALMVRAELSLGDNQPTTALETLKAARKAANPTGWPVLMMEARAAVALELDSTAEENLAAALQVQPGLCEAQGLRYNLARRRDAVARMDELISSLEGCPGSLARAAEHARMRGDLERTVTLYQEQLTRNPGDGTTAMSLAAAQVALRRFDDATATLKELSLLWPRNPRVLEKWADVRELAGDAAGALALREQSLLLDGDNLSLRRAVTRAKTGQEVLQAHAINGREAIRDYEQNHGPEDSSAAYVLDAAATQIFPDGSQVTRIHTIQKALEQGGVQEIAEVNLPVGAQTLAVRTLKADGTVLEPESIEGKDTVSLPGVQVGDYVEVEYLVAEPSRGPAQPGFKASDFYFSVASMPDHRATYTVVAPKGTGMKADAHNIRVPPPTVKGDEEIFTHEVRGVPPLIPEPDAPSSKEYLPFVVVGAGTTGNDKLVAVYADSFLERGALNWELEAFAREAAGDKRGLAAAQALYAAVMKRFSGRDAGLTQSAASTVAQDRGSRMWALKTGLEALGIPTRLAAVRTFSVDPAEYLFPEESLLPYIALRAEVPGTGPVWLDTTTRYAPFGELPETALGERDAYLLPEPGRALEKVKTPPLEPQPGKQVKLDLELDGNGQLVGRGEEVYTGYEAAQLAEAFEAISGDRRRQALQGAVGRYFNGAELTELKFDREEQVGAPFTVRYGFKAAGFARASGGTLVLPPITMPATLGRQYVQLSTRTVPLLIDDTEASTTRVSLKMPSGYRLADPQAQLKTESPFGRLLRTEKQEGNTLTIDETLRLERGRIAVKQYEDFAHFAGEVDLIQSRDLVLVKQ